In the genome of Pempheris klunzingeri isolate RE-2024b chromosome 20, fPemKlu1.hap1, whole genome shotgun sequence, the window GATGACACTGTCGACATCAGCACCAGGATTCTGGCCACCAACAACGGCACCAATGAGATCCTGCTGGAAGGAGACTTATTGCTTCCCAGAACCAGAAATGCCATGAAGTGCTGGGCCAAGAGGTGCCTGTGGAGGAAAGCCTCCAACGGCTTGGTGACGATCCCCTTCACCATTAGCAGACAGTTCACCGGCTGGGAAAGGCAGAAGATCAACTCCGCCATGAAGGCCTTCCACAGCAGAACCTGCCTTCGCTTCGTCCCTCGTCAGAACCAGTACGACTACATCAGCATCGAGAACAGAGCcggatgtttctctgctctgggCAGAACGGGAGGCAGACAGGTCCTCTCTCTCAACAGACAGGGCTGCCTTCACTATGGCATCGTCCAGCACGAAATCAACCACGCTCTGGGATTCCAGCATGAGCAGACCAGGAGCGACCGTGACCGCTACGTCCGAATCAACTGGCAGAACATCAACCCGCGGATGGCCTACAACTTCTACAGGCAGGATACCAACAACCTGAACACTCCCTACGACTACTCCTCCATCATGCACTATGGAAGAACGGCTTTCTCCATCCAGTACGGCAGGGATTCCATCACCCCCATCCCCAACGCCAACGTCCAGATTGGCCAGAGAAAAGGCATGTCCCGCTGGGACATCACGAGGATTAACAGGCTCTACGGCTGCTAACAACAATGGTTCTGAGGCCTGATTGAGAATAAACGGtttagcaaaacaaacaagttcAATTGCAAATGTAACAAATTCACATGATCTTTCCAGTGATTTGAATGTCAAAAGCTAATAAAACCTATGCAACCCAAGCCatagatttctgtttctctcactgtaTTTTTCAGTATGTTTGGACGGGTTGAAGTCAGagtaaatgtctaaaatgtttgTAACAAGGCTAAttcaaatagaaacaaaaaataaagttggTTAACAGCAGAGTTTGGCAGTTGAGTATTTTTCAACACAGACTGTTGAGTAAGATCAACTACTGGGAAGATTTATCAGTCTTCATTCTCCTTAATTCTCTTTTGATGCTGCCTTATTTCCTTCCTTGTTTCTTCCTTTCCCTCCATAAAGTAGCTCT includes:
- the LOC139219504 gene encoding high choriolytic enzyme 1-like isoform X1 gives rise to the protein MTPSVSLLLLLLLGLSKASPVMEEESGAEAEWDEADEGDEGEEDDTVDISTRILATNNGTNEILLEGDLLLPRTRNAMKCWAKRCLWRKASNGLVTIPFTISRQFTGWERQKINSAMKAFHSRTCLRFVPRQNQYDYISIENRAGCFSALGRTGGRQVLSLNRQGCLHYGIVQHEINHALGFQHEQTRSDRDRYVRINWQNINPRMAYNFYRQDTNNLNTPYDYSSIMHYGRTAFSIQYGRDSITPIPNANVQIGQRKGMSRWDITRINRLYGC
- the LOC139219504 gene encoding high choriolytic enzyme 1-like isoform X2 is translated as MTPSVSLLLLLLLGLSKASPVMEEERDEGEEDDTVDISTRILATNNGTNEILLEGDLLLPRTRNAMKCWAKRCLWRKASNGLVTIPFTISRQFTGWERQKINSAMKAFHSRTCLRFVPRQNQYDYISIENRAGCFSALGRTGGRQVLSLNRQGCLHYGIVQHEINHALGFQHEQTRSDRDRYVRINWQNINPRMAYNFYRQDTNNLNTPYDYSSIMHYGRTAFSIQYGRDSITPIPNANVQIGQRKGMSRWDITRINRLYGC